The following are encoded in a window of Saccharothrix longispora genomic DNA:
- a CDS encoding DUF2075 domain-containing protein: MALVRRSAQQLLDMRDRLHTLLEEQARIQFESGIGAAEVRSWQNSLPAFLTDVVDAGLGHVEVLLEHKLPHNPKRVDVVLCGTHPRRGTPSYVLVELKQWSHAEPAGDDLVRVPHYPEPVLHPVEQVRRYCHYLVDSTPSLAEQPGAVHGLAYLHNALESGVWRLSRYETDEYGHLYTMDTRSRLVERLRSLLDTDPTTRDAANRVADDLLNARHAPSKPLLDLAAREIQEREQFVLLDEQQVAYSSVLQAVERARTNRTQTVVVVLGGPGSGKSVIALSLLGELARRGRSAYHATGSSAFTNTMRKVAAKRAPRVRSMFKYFNDFMVAEPRGLEVLICDEAHRIRETSVNRYTRAEVRERARRQVVELIDAASVPVFLLDEHQVVRPGEMGSLQEITAAAEALGCRVEVVHLAGQYRCGGSEFFDAWVAGLLGIGHRRATPWSKLVTREDEDFVVRSAGSPADLEAWLLAQRSEFRGTARLAAGYCWRWSDPVVVDGTKALVDDVEIGDWRRPWNAKPDKRVPDAPESHYWASDERGFGQVGCVYTAQGFEYDWAGVIFGPDFVRRDGRWVARREHSHDPAVRRASEEHFHRLVRNTYKVLLTRGMRGVCVYSTDAETREYLEQLAR, encoded by the coding sequence GTGGCTCTCGTGCGCCGCAGTGCGCAGCAACTGCTCGACATGCGCGATCGACTGCACACCTTGCTCGAAGAGCAGGCCCGCATCCAGTTCGAGTCCGGGATCGGGGCGGCCGAGGTGCGGTCGTGGCAGAACAGCCTGCCCGCGTTCCTGACCGACGTCGTGGACGCCGGGCTCGGGCACGTCGAGGTGCTGCTGGAGCACAAGCTCCCGCACAACCCCAAACGGGTGGACGTGGTCCTGTGCGGCACGCACCCGCGCCGCGGCACCCCGTCCTACGTGCTGGTGGAACTCAAGCAGTGGTCCCACGCCGAGCCCGCGGGCGACGACCTGGTGCGGGTGCCGCACTACCCCGAACCCGTCCTGCACCCGGTGGAGCAGGTGCGCAGGTACTGCCACTACCTCGTGGACTCCACCCCGTCGCTCGCCGAGCAGCCCGGCGCGGTGCACGGCCTCGCCTACCTGCACAACGCGCTGGAATCGGGTGTCTGGCGACTGTCCCGGTACGAGACGGACGAGTACGGCCACCTGTACACCATGGACACCCGCTCCCGGTTGGTCGAGCGGCTGCGCTCGCTCCTCGACACCGACCCGACCACGCGGGACGCCGCGAACCGGGTCGCGGACGACCTGCTCAACGCCCGGCACGCGCCCTCGAAGCCGCTCCTGGACCTCGCCGCGCGGGAGATCCAGGAGCGGGAGCAGTTCGTGCTGCTCGATGAGCAGCAGGTCGCCTACAGCTCGGTCCTGCAGGCGGTCGAGCGCGCCAGGACGAACCGGACGCAGACCGTGGTGGTCGTGCTCGGCGGACCGGGTTCCGGCAAGAGCGTGATCGCGTTGAGCCTGCTCGGGGAACTGGCACGACGGGGCCGCAGCGCTTACCACGCCACCGGTTCCAGCGCGTTCACCAACACGATGCGCAAGGTGGCCGCCAAGCGCGCTCCTCGTGTGCGGAGCATGTTCAAGTACTTCAACGACTTCATGGTCGCGGAGCCGCGCGGCCTGGAGGTCCTGATCTGCGACGAGGCCCACCGCATCCGGGAGACCAGCGTCAACCGGTACACCAGGGCCGAGGTCAGGGAGCGTGCCCGCCGCCAGGTGGTCGAGTTGATCGACGCGGCGTCGGTGCCGGTGTTCCTGCTCGACGAGCACCAGGTCGTGCGGCCCGGCGAGATGGGGTCCCTCCAGGAGATCACGGCCGCGGCCGAGGCCCTCGGCTGCCGGGTGGAGGTCGTGCACCTCGCCGGCCAGTACCGCTGCGGCGGTTCCGAGTTCTTCGACGCCTGGGTCGCCGGTCTGCTCGGGATCGGCCACCGCCGGGCGACCCCCTGGTCGAAACTGGTCACCCGCGAGGACGAGGACTTCGTCGTGCGCTCCGCCGGCTCACCCGCCGATCTGGAGGCGTGGCTGCTGGCGCAGCGGTCGGAGTTCCGCGGCACAGCCCGGTTGGCCGCCGGCTACTGCTGGCGCTGGAGCGACCCGGTGGTGGTGGACGGCACCAAGGCGCTCGTCGACGACGTGGAGATCGGGGACTGGCGACGCCCGTGGAACGCGAAACCGGACAAGCGCGTCCCCGACGCACCCGAGTCCCACTACTGGGCGAGCGACGAACGCGGCTTCGGCCAGGTCGGCTGCGTCTACACGGCGCAGGGCTTCGAGTACGACTGGGCGGGCGTCATCTTCGGCCCCGACTTCGTCCGCCGGGACGGCCGGTGGGTCGCCCGCCGCGAGCACTCCCACGACCCCGCGGTGAGGAGGGCCTCGGAGGAGCACTTCCACCGGCTCGTCAGGAACACCTACAAGGTGCTGCTGACCCGCGGGATGCGCGGCGTGTGCGTGTACTCGACCGACGCCGAGACCCGGGAGTACCTGGAGCAGCTCGCGCGCTGA
- a CDS encoding DNA sulfur modification protein DndB produces the protein MSISIDPLRLSKPQDSSTYLAIKTVQGGRAVYTTRVPLLDLPTILPVPDPNNIDKDNRKVDRLHAKQFGQYLDSKQDWVAPALLARDSGGCLFEKVDEHGAVGYLTVPWAIGGISSLRTIDGQHRVLGVSIEKQRITDAITALDREMARKVSAEKAGKLQADREKLISQMNRLKNEFVGLDIYVEPDPIKAQQMFVDVADNAKGISSAVRARFDNYKVANRTLSDVIDHPLLKGRVDAEQDRMTTKNPHLLGAKHVADITRSVIAGAGGRVTKKAEQTLTDGEVIEQVKDFLDVISHAFAPLAAITEEDPETNRKIGEPTLSQELRRTSLLGSIGMLRVLGGVFHVLRSGDNPVELNDITEFFKRLDPHMAAPVTETSIWRSTDAKIDFEPDAAAPIMRTQNIIHLVDVIAGWYRKAPASL, from the coding sequence TTGAGCATCTCCATCGATCCGCTGCGCCTGTCGAAGCCGCAGGATTCGAGCACCTACCTGGCCATCAAGACCGTGCAGGGCGGACGAGCGGTGTACACGACCCGTGTCCCCCTGCTGGACCTTCCCACGATCCTGCCGGTGCCGGACCCGAACAACATCGACAAGGACAACCGCAAGGTCGACCGCCTGCACGCCAAGCAATTCGGCCAGTACCTCGACAGCAAGCAGGACTGGGTCGCACCCGCACTACTGGCCCGGGACAGCGGCGGCTGCCTCTTCGAGAAGGTCGACGAGCACGGGGCCGTCGGCTACCTCACGGTTCCGTGGGCCATCGGCGGGATCTCCTCGCTCCGAACGATCGACGGTCAGCACCGCGTTCTCGGCGTCTCCATCGAGAAGCAGCGCATCACCGATGCCATCACCGCCCTCGACCGGGAGATGGCGCGCAAGGTCAGTGCCGAGAAGGCCGGCAAGCTCCAAGCCGACCGCGAGAAGCTGATCAGCCAGATGAACAGGCTGAAGAACGAGTTCGTCGGTCTCGACATCTATGTCGAACCCGACCCCATCAAGGCCCAGCAGATGTTCGTCGACGTCGCGGACAACGCGAAGGGGATCAGCAGCGCCGTCCGAGCGCGATTCGACAACTACAAGGTCGCGAACCGCACGCTGTCCGACGTCATCGACCACCCGCTGTTGAAGGGGCGGGTGGATGCCGAGCAAGACCGCATGACGACGAAGAACCCCCATCTGTTGGGCGCCAAGCACGTCGCCGACATCACTCGTTCGGTCATAGCCGGAGCCGGCGGGCGGGTCACCAAGAAGGCTGAGCAGACGCTGACCGACGGTGAGGTCATCGAGCAGGTCAAGGACTTCCTCGACGTCATCTCCCACGCGTTCGCGCCTCTGGCTGCCATCACGGAGGAAGACCCCGAGACGAATCGCAAGATCGGCGAGCCGACCCTGTCCCAGGAGCTGCGGCGCACGTCCCTGCTCGGGTCGATCGGCATGCTGCGCGTGCTGGGGGGCGTGTTCCACGTCCTGCGCTCCGGCGACAACCCGGTCGAGTTGAACGACATCACCGAGTTCTTCAAGCGGCTCGACCCGCACATGGCCGCACCCGTCACGGAAACCAGCATCTGGCGCAGCACCGACGCCAAGATCGATTTCGAACCCGACGCCGCCGCACCGATCATGCGGACGCAGAACATCATCCACCTGGTGGACGTCATCGCCGGCTGGTACCGGAAGGCGCCGGCGTCGCTCTGA